In Polaromonas sp. JS666, one genomic interval encodes:
- a CDS encoding ABC transporter ATP-binding protein gives MSAEVDPSPLIDVRGLTKRYGNRVVVDNFDMRVPKGRIYGFLGPNGSGKTTTIRMLCGLLTPDAGEGTCMGYNIRTQAALIKREVGYMTQRFGLYEDLTIAENLDFIARVYAVEDRPRKVRETLERLGLATRGDQLAGALSGGWKQRLALAACLIHSPRLLLLDEPTAGVDPAARRDFWDQIHDLAAAGLTVLVSTHYMDEAERCHELTYIAYGKLLTRGTVAEVIAGAGLVTWAISGANLIEVAHRLRKATDIRTVAPFGSTLHVSASSTQAIEDALAALPFEGLAVEAIEPSLEDVFIALMQDAQDNYSVEKTGEKTGAKA, from the coding sequence ATGAGCGCCGAGGTCGATCCATCTCCGCTGATTGACGTGCGGGGCCTGACCAAGCGCTACGGCAACCGGGTGGTGGTCGACAACTTCGACATGCGCGTTCCCAAGGGCCGCATCTACGGCTTCCTCGGCCCCAACGGCAGCGGCAAAACCACCACCATCCGCATGCTGTGCGGCCTGCTCACGCCCGACGCGGGCGAAGGCACCTGCATGGGCTACAACATCCGCACCCAGGCCGCGCTGATCAAGCGCGAGGTAGGCTATATGACGCAGCGCTTTGGCCTGTACGAAGACCTGACGATCGCGGAAAACCTCGATTTCATTGCGCGCGTCTACGCCGTGGAGGACCGCCCCCGCAAGGTACGCGAAACGCTGGAGCGCCTGGGCCTGGCCACGCGCGGCGACCAGCTGGCCGGCGCACTGTCGGGCGGCTGGAAGCAGCGGCTGGCGCTGGCCGCCTGCCTGATCCACAGCCCCCGGCTGCTGCTGCTGGACGAGCCCACCGCAGGCGTGGACCCGGCCGCCCGCCGCGACTTCTGGGATCAGATCCACGATCTGGCCGCCGCCGGCCTGACCGTGCTGGTCTCCACCCATTACATGGACGAGGCCGAGCGCTGCCATGAGCTGACCTACATCGCCTACGGCAAGCTGCTCACGCGCGGCACCGTGGCCGAGGTGATTGCCGGCGCCGGGCTGGTGACCTGGGCCATTTCCGGCGCCAACCTGATCGAGGTGGCGCACCGCCTGCGCAAAGCCACGGATATTCGCACGGTAGCGCCCTTCGGCTCCACGCTGCACGTGAGCGCCTCCAGCACCCAGGCTATCGAGGATGCGCTGGCCGCGCTGCCCTTTGAAGGGCTGGCGGTCGAGGCTATCGAGCCCAGCCTCGAGGACGTGTTCATCGCGCTGATGCAGGACGCGCAGGACAACTATTCCGTTGAAAAAACAGGAGAAAAAACAGGAGCAAAGGCATGA